A single window of Microcoleus sp. FACHB-68 DNA harbors:
- the hmpF gene encoding pilus motility taxis protein HmpF, producing the protein MLYLAEVQIQKALMGSKAQLKLLACQRGEQSWNAVPGEDVIPFDDVSKFNAGALVLVELNANKQMQRPPQEASRQLVSILQNFSRLQDKFKTQEEEIEQWKQSLTYQSQELNRREMELQAREEEIGQMQGEFERLEAQRQEISGAREEASRLQEELERNRQELEGSWQHLRGEMQRVQEQAASGKAIDDEQARTLQELLDRLSGTIAPTDSVRQQLNLAFEGVTAQQSVLDYHRHQLEQQRGSAEHLQGEVDRVAQDWQTRTQDWQQAHTSLDMVRAELKVQQNTLKLKQEYAEALALKLQIQDELHQQVYQLADTSDKVSISSEKVDVEALERMPVEELQGLFQQLQQDLEKVFRFVNDQEEELGMQRQALEEVQAKLNSASEYERMSLQEELADEQDRYQMLNETLVGQRRNLREREEILAQHQAVLWRRLGKSANQGSDNKLELGPVLASVEIQRQQMGEELQKLEREIEQMRLSIQQAEGMIHQQAGEQEAKHNELKQLEQHLQEQRAALAELWGKVNVYQEMLQPLQDRLNELRQNLEEAAGVLNQVQETGDHQLQAIAQMRQVFMSLMSDSSPQFAVS; encoded by the coding sequence GTGCTGTATCTAGCAGAAGTACAAATACAGAAGGCGTTAATGGGCAGTAAGGCACAACTCAAACTGCTGGCTTGTCAGCGGGGTGAGCAAAGTTGGAATGCGGTGCCGGGTGAGGACGTTATTCCATTTGACGATGTGAGTAAATTTAACGCTGGCGCGTTGGTGCTGGTGGAACTTAATGCCAACAAACAGATGCAGCGCCCGCCTCAAGAAGCGTCTCGTCAGTTAGTCAGCATTTTGCAAAACTTCTCCCGCTTGCAAGACAAATTCAAGACACAGGAAGAAGAAATTGAGCAGTGGAAGCAGTCTTTGACTTACCAAAGTCAGGAACTCAACCGCCGAGAAATGGAATTACAAGCCCGTGAAGAAGAAATCGGGCAAATGCAGGGAGAGTTTGAGCGCTTAGAGGCACAGCGACAGGAAATCAGTGGGGCGAGGGAGGAAGCGAGCCGGCTGCAAGAGGAACTTGAGCGGAACCGGCAGGAACTAGAGGGTTCTTGGCAGCATTTGCGCGGGGAAATGCAGCGTGTACAGGAACAGGCGGCTTCTGGAAAGGCGATTGATGATGAGCAAGCTCGCACGCTTCAGGAGTTGCTAGATCGCCTATCTGGGACAATTGCACCCACTGACTCGGTGCGGCAACAGCTGAATTTGGCTTTTGAGGGGGTGACAGCCCAGCAGTCTGTTTTAGATTACCACCGGCACCAGCTAGAGCAGCAACGGGGATCTGCTGAGCATCTGCAAGGTGAGGTGGATCGGGTGGCTCAAGATTGGCAAACCCGAACTCAAGACTGGCAGCAAGCCCATACCTCTCTGGATATGGTTCGTGCTGAATTGAAGGTGCAGCAAAATACCTTGAAATTGAAGCAGGAGTATGCGGAAGCGCTGGCGCTGAAACTGCAAATTCAAGATGAGTTACACCAGCAAGTTTACCAGCTAGCAGATACTTCAGATAAGGTCAGTATTAGTAGCGAAAAGGTGGATGTTGAGGCGCTAGAGAGAATGCCGGTGGAGGAACTTCAGGGGCTTTTCCAGCAGCTTCAGCAGGATTTAGAAAAGGTGTTTCGCTTTGTTAATGATCAGGAAGAAGAGCTGGGAATGCAGCGTCAGGCGCTTGAAGAGGTGCAAGCGAAGCTGAATAGCGCAAGCGAGTATGAGCGGATGAGTTTGCAGGAAGAATTGGCAGACGAGCAGGATCGCTACCAAATGCTGAATGAAACGCTGGTAGGGCAGCGCCGCAATCTCCGGGAAAGAGAGGAGATTTTAGCGCAGCACCAAGCTGTGCTGTGGCGGCGTCTTGGTAAGTCAGCCAATCAAGGATCAGATAATAAGCTGGAGCTAGGGCCGGTTTTAGCTAGCGTGGAGATCCAGCGGCAACAGATGGGTGAGGAGCTGCAAAAGCTGGAAAGGGAAATTGAGCAGATGCGATTGAGCATTCAGCAGGCGGAGGGGATGATTCATCAGCAAGCCGGTGAGCAGGAGGCGAAGCATAATGAGCTGAAGCAGCTGGAGCAGCATTTGCAAGAGCAGCGGGCAGCCTTGGCTGAACTTTGGGGTAAGGTGAATGTTTATCAAGAGATGTTGCAGCCGCTTCAAGACCGGCTCAATGAGTTGCGCCAGAATTTAGAGGAAGCTGCCGGTGTTCTCAATCAGGTTCAGGAAACTGGAGATCACCAATTGCAAGCGATCGCGCAAATGAGACAGGTGTTTATGAGTCTGATGAGTGATTCTTCTCCTCAGTTTGCGGTGTCTTGA